In Salvia miltiorrhiza cultivar Shanhuang (shh) chromosome 4, IMPLAD_Smil_shh, whole genome shotgun sequence, the DNA window ttttttacagtaaaataggacactaattaataagtgttgcacccgcaggacatttctcggccaattatcagccgagaaatgtcctttttttacgacgcttattaattagtgtcctattttactctaaaaaaaattagtgtcctatttttacaaatccgaaagtttttgtcctaatttctaaatcaacctaagttattgtcctaaaaagtCCTCTGACTCTCGAACTTACATATGAtgtattttctttctctctctctctctctctcacacacacacacacacataactcatttttaaaaatgaactGCATACTATGAAAATATAATGAATTCATtgtaaaaaatgatgaaaataaaaatataataaatccaTTGTGGATTCCACGATCTAAGAGCTTAAAATTATTCatagtttaaattttaaaataaatttttttattcgatatatatatatatatatatatatagggagtggttcaattgagaagctcaaatgtgttgagaagttgagaagcaatataatagatgaacatgtcagtacattttgatgaacatgacaATTAGATCCAacatcaataaattctttgaacataccaaatataaccaacgaacatacgaatctatttaatttgttaaaaaatacgccACCGCCAATGATCGAACCCCAGATTAAActcgcgttcataaaaattaattgacatgttcatctattggattgcttctcaacttctcaatacatttgagcttctcaataaaacctaaccctatatatatatatatatatatatatatatatataataacaccttaattttagaatataaaatatgaactattttccgcccttagatcatcaagatctacggttgattcatcacattgttggatgaattcatggtcccgagttcgaatctcataggtagcaaaaagtttatttttcgcaattcatacatttacccagcgaattcatacgtgtcctacatagaattcatacgtGTCCTATATAGAATTCATACGTGTCCtatatagaattcatacattttaatttagctagttcgtattttatattttaataagtgtttaTACTCTACTCCttctatatgtgtgtgtgttgcgtgtgtgtgtgtgtgttaattgACTATGGAAAAATAGTGATTaaattgattgaaattgcatgCCCCAACCGAAATAAAATGTCATGCAACACGGGCAGACACAGTACTTGATTTCGATGCTACTATATTCCATAGCAGAGTGGGTATATCGACATTTTTTATAGTTAAGAatgtataataacaataaattgcaagttttaattttaaagagAAGAAGTGCCCCCCTAAGTTTGTTCCCTCTTTTTTCCATAAAAGAGTAGTGACAAAAACAAATAGCGACCATATTTCCTAGTACTCTTAGGTCGTTCGTGAGTCATGAACTTTTACCTAAAGTGAAAACGTTtgccttaaaaaaaaaagactttGTCTTTGTTTGATGTTAATCAGGCTGCTataagtgatttttttttttttgaggggaacTGCTATAAGTGATTCAGAGACTGTTTTCTCTATTTAAGAAATCATCATTATAAACATAATTTTCTAAATAACGCCAAAAAAAAGGTCTTAAACTTAGGTTATTAATTCATACTTTATACTTGGTTTATGAcgatattaataaaataaagtgcATGAATAAAGTTTTTCTCTGGGagcctttcaaaaaaaaaaatcttctctAAGAGAAGAACTTAATATATTATTCGTACGTTTGAATACTCGATGATGCTTATTTATGATCACTAATTTAAACTTATACTAATGAATACTCAtattaagataaaataaattggTATATAAGCGACGTAGGTTGAAATTAGGCATGTAATTAAGTGTCCGTACTTATGTAATAATGTATGCATGTGGATGGCGGCAATGAGGTGGTCGGTTGGTGGCCGGGGAAATTGACAACTCCTATCACCCACGTGGCGCACTGATGTCGACATCACAACTCTTCTCTACTACGTGTCGTTTTCTCATTCTCCCAACCTCCTcattaaaaatacaataattaattataattataatttaatggGTAAATTTAGTTTACaatcatataataaattttcaaattttgattttttcccaccatctttcattcttgtttcaaaatacataataaattattatttttttgaaattatccACAATGACAGATTCCGGTCAAAAATTTAAATGACGTGGCAATACATTGTGATTACATGGATAAATTATGTGACATGCCAAtttttcaatttcttcttcataaCTATTTCTTTGAAAAAATCGCTTCAGGTAGCAGATAATTGGGTCAAGCTACTCAAAGTAATTGCAATTATCTTCCTATCACAAGAAAATCGGAGATCAAAATTACAAATCAGAAAAGTTAGGAATTACAACTCTTGTTCGACAACAATAATTACATCGGTATGGATTATCTAATGACTTCGACGTTTTGACACCAGCCCGATACTCATGTTTACAAATTTTATGTGGATTCTCAttatatgaatttgaattttccGATCATGAATTTGTTGAAGTCATGAAATTGCTGCAATTTCTCCTTCAATAGCGTAGGAAAGATAGAAATCTGTAAAAAATTTGAGTTTCAAACCCTAGACTTggattttcaagattttaaatgaGTAGGTGCTAGAACGGCgttgttttaattttagttCCTTCCGTTAAATATGTCATCTCATTTAAGTCCAACGTCACGTCATTTAAAAGTTCATCGAAAAGTCACGcgatgaaaaatttaaaaaaaataatttattatgtattttgaaataagaatgaaaaattatgaaaaaattaaaaccaaaattgaaaaattcaatatgattttagaccaaatttaCCCTAATTTAATTTGCAATTGCAACTCCACTATATTTGTGCTGCAATTATAATCACTCTCAACTTATCCCACAACCAAGATTGTGAATACTACGTGACAATTCCAATTTCTAGGACACATACTGCAGGaggataaattttatttatgaatacAACACTTATTTGGAAATATGATAAGTACTTTGTTATCATTTttagattaaaatttaatttaggaTAGAATGAACTATTCAACAAAACTTCGGGAGTTGGACTTGTCGTCACTTGTGAACATGTTCATCGGTGAATTGTGCTTGTgcctatgttgcataggtacgggggTGCAGATGCGGGgacgatacgatacgagtatgaggatacggatttttaaaaattatagggtgcgatttggcaaggatacatctaattattaaaattttatgatatataatgcttataaaatatatacaatttaaattttcttaaattaattatagagtggattttgaaaatagtcacttttatatagtaaaaataaattttacccactaatataaaaacttaaaaaaatacccacatttaccattttacccttacatataaaattttacaaatacccactgttcactggttgtgaattcgactcgaattcacaactgaattcaagtattggttgtgaataacaagtgttggttgtgaattcgcgtgaattcacaaccaacattatttcgagttgtgaattcacaaccgataaaacttaaattcacaatcaacactatttcaagttatgaattcacaaccaataaaacttgaattcacaatcaacactatttcaattgtgaattcacaaccaacaccgATAATTCAGTTGTTAATTCATAaacctagttgtgaattcaagaacatttgtacaaaatcaTGAGCCTCGATCTCATCACATCATTCATCATGCAAGTTGGAACACAAATACCAGAATCCACCAAGAACAAATAATTACAGAAAGAAAAACTCGAGATTGCCAATTGAATCAAGGTAAAAGCTCATTTCTCAAAATTTCGAATTCCAATTGCGTGATTATGAATACAAATCAccataaaactaaaaaaaaatatagccGGAGATGAAATTCATCTTTAAACATGCTGCTCCACCACAATAGCTTCCGTACTGACTATTCTTGCATTTCAGTAAAGTAGACGGCGGCGCGGCAGAAGGTGAAGTCTGGTGCCTCTGCAGATTGCACGGGCGCTGCAGATCCGGGGCGGCGAGGCACTGAGGCGGTGGCGTGGTGAAGGACAGGCGCTGAGGCGATTGGAAGCAGAAATCGAgacagatcgagagagagagagagaaatcggcGCGGGCTGAGATCCGACGGCGGATGCGCCGCTGCCGGGGTTGGTAGCTCTGTTTCTGGCCTCGTCGTGGGCGACAGAGTTGGCGGTGGCCGTGGGAGCATGCGGCGGCGCCGCTTGGAAGAGAAAGAtcgtgagaaagagagaaaagagagagggcgtgtatagagagagagaggagagagcggtagagagatagagagatatgagagaatgagaggaaattagggtttgcccatttatatagaagggtaatttagtcctttaatacaaaaagtgggtatttttttatgtttttatttgagtgggtaaaatttatttttactatataaaagtgggtactcttatatattaacacttaattatatgtaatttacattttatttcaCCCagaagttaagcattttcaattatataagttaattgagcaacaatataacgattcaaatattattagtccaatatataagtcataactgaaaataaaattatcaaaataaccttgtgtaggcctttcgtgcacgagatacgtgaatttcgcctatggaatttgcgaatccggtttatttttataaattgttttaaaagatacgccacgtggcgaatcgggtgcgaatccgacgagaatccgagagaatcgcaccctaaaagaattcgattcgccgtacatgttaatttttgaagaatccgtgcatcataggttTATGCGTGTTCTCATGAAATCTGAGAGcgtattaattatattatatctatactaataataattttaaaatatgaaaaataatttccATTTATACTTTAATAGTGTGAAGTAGTATTTATAAATTGTACAATAACGTAACAGACTTCGCTAGTAACTAATTGATTTCTGTAtttgtattaaaaatattaacttGGCATTTTAAAATATGGTATAGTATGCATGCACTAACCGTTTTGTTTCGTTCTGGCTCCAACATAATTAAACATCATCACAAGATTCCAACCTAACATTAATTTTACAGTTAATATGCTATAAACAAGCTCTTAATTCTCCtcttagttaattttcaatGCAGAGTCATCACAAGATTCCAACCTAACATTAATTTTACAGTTAATATGCTATAAACAAGCTCTTAATTCTCCtcttagttaattttcaatGCAGAGTTTGACTCAATTTCTTAGGTAAAGTAAGATAgtgaactattaataatgaaatatttttttatagaagataaaaaaaatgcatagaTGGGCCTTTTTTGAAATGATTCTTGCTTCTAGACCGCCTTTCAACCGATTCGATTCGACGGTTTTGATCCGATTCTGCGCACCTCTAATTAATAGTATACTTTATTACAATTGATAATTGAGCTTTAATTCTCTGGAGCTGTGAAGGTTGTAAAAGTTCGGGGTCGGACGGTTTCAACATTAATATCTGGAAAACATCATGGGATGTTATCAAGAAGGACTTTTTCCAAGTGATGAAAGACTTCCACACCCACGGGAAAATCCCGAAGGGCTGTAATTCCACCTTTATTGTGCTCATTCCCAAGAAGGATGAGGCGGGTGCACTAGAAGATTTTCGACCAATTTCTTTGATCTGTACTCCCTACAAGATAACCGCCAAGGTTCTCGCAGGAAGAATGAGAAAGGTTATGGATTCAATCATCTCTGAAAACTAGAGCGCCTTCATCAGTGGCATATACATTTTGGATGACGTGATGATTCTCAATGAGGTGGTCGCTGAAGCCAAAAGAAAGAGGAAAGGcagaatcttgttcaagattgATTTTGCTAAGGTCTATGATTCGATTGAGTGGGACTACCTGGATGTGATGATGGAACGCCTCAACTTCGATCCTATTTGGAGGAAGTGGATTGTTGGGTGCCTCCAGACAGCCTCGGCGAATGTTCTTCTTAATGGATCTCCTTCAGGAGAGTTTCGTCCTTGAAAGAGGGCTCAGACAGGGGACCCGCTATCCCCTTTCCTCTTTCTTATTGCTACCGAAGGGCTTCATTCCCTGGTAGTCCGAGCAATGGAGAAAAATTTCATCCATCCTGCCAAGATTGGCAAAGATGATATCAGGATTTCCCATCTCCAGTACGTTGACGATACAATTTTTTTACTTGAGGACAAGGAGAGCAACGCAGTGGCTCTGAGGTATATGTTAAACATTTTCCAGTTGATCTCTGGGTTGGCGGTGAATTTCAGTAAAAGCAGCTTGATCGGAATAGAGGTTGAAGACACAAAAATCGAGAGGATGGCAGCTGAACTCAGATGCAAAGTGGGAGACTGTCCTTTTAATTATCTTGGTCTTAAAATTGGAGTTGGAAGCAACAAAGTGGTGAATTGGAGTTACCTTGTTGACAAGGTAAAAAAGAGAGTCAACGGGTGGACCACGAGGACTCTCTCCTTGGCGGGGCGTATTACTCTGGTTAAATCAGTCCTCATGGTAATTCCGATTTATCAACTCTCCTTCTCTTGTATCCCAAAACAACCATTAAGTCTAAATTCTATTTTCTGCAAATTTCTTTGGGGAGAGAGTGCTAATCTGGGGTCAATTCCGTGGGTGAAATGGAATGATTTATGCACTGATTTCAAAGATGGTGGGCTGGGGTTTAAGAACTTGGATTGGTTTAATGTCGCGTTGGTGTCGAAATGAGTGTGGAGATATCCGGGTCGATTTTGACCGCTCTAATTACTATCAAGTAATTAGAGTATTTTCATACTTAAATAAAAATTCGTATTTTAACacccttctatatatataatctcaAGTTTacttaattaagtatatataaataCGTATGTGTGACGTGGAGGAACAGGGTGGTGGGGGTTGGGGCTCCTTATGTTAGATAAGCGCAATGGGTGTCACTGTGTCAGTATAGTACTAGTGGTGGGTGACTCGTACCTGTTTGCTTTGCTATGGCCTATGGGTATGGGATGAGATTCAGTATTTCATCAATTTATAgtatttattgttttattaatttttttaataaataaatttattataatattgtgaattatatataatttttatttcattttttttaaaattctacaTAATatctttgaatttatcaatttattACTATTAACTAAAAGTGAAactaaatgataaaaaataattatatatggaataaaccctagtcaataatcacaaaattagactaaaatataccaaattaaaattGGAGAATAAATATACAAgaaaatatacattttttaatttaaatgagacaCCAAGTATGGTTGAATCTCAAGTGATTTGCTATCACCGTGTATTTCTCGCTAGCTAGCTGTTGTGTGCATGTATTATAACTAGTGTGTaatccgtcgaatttcgacgggtatcatttgattttataatttatataaaaaaaaagtgtagaaattattttttaatatatttataaattatggagATTATCCACTAAAAAATTGTTAATATAACATAAGTCTATGTTACACatcaaactaaaataaaaaaataaattaaagagaaCTTTCATCCCAAACATGACTTAGCGAAacgtatattaaaaaaaattatttgtcacCCACTACTATTTGCCACTCATACCCGTGACCCGTGGATGCCCGCCACCCGTCGAGTATCCGCCACCCGCTACCCagtcggatacccgccacctacTACCCGTCGGATACCCGCCGAGGCTTGAGAGTTGAGAGGTAGGGGCTCTGTTGCTTCTTAGCATTGACATCCTGCAATCAACCATCCAACAAATGCAATAAaccactcaacaaataaataaccaTGAAATTGTAgcaaattttgaagaaaattttaatttcttatacaCTACTATTTGCCATCCATACCCACGACCCGTGGATACCCGCCatccgtcgggtatccgccaaCGCGCTACCCGTCGGATATCCGCCAAGACTTGAGAGGTAGGGACGCTGCTGAAATTAGTTTAGAAGATCTATAcatcaacaaaataaaaaataattaatcatttgtactattaaaataaataaataaaataatccttTATTCTATCCTTTTAATTGCACTGCCAAAATTAATCACAATCATATGGTTAATTCTTCTCAATAAATCCAcgattctatatatataaattccaCGACTTTGTATCATTGTTTTGGATTTTGTATAAAACTTACGgaatcaaaattaattacaatTATATGGTCAACTTTTCACCATATTAAGAGAAAGATGACATAGATTATTATGCTTCATGATTATtacgaattaaataaaatgaatgacCCACTTGATTCTAAAAAATTAATCGCAATAAGTAATTGAATAACCAAAtgataatgaattaatataaatatgttCAAGAAACATTGAAGTAGGATAGAAATAAATGACACATTAACTATAACTTTAATTAGCCATTAAAtatccacacacacacaaacacgaaaaataaataaattaaaggaaATCTGATTACCTCGATCGGCAAATTAATGGGTGAAATATTGCCGTATAATAAGGAGACAAAATTAAGTTCGAATATATTCAAAAATCTATTACACTTTGAATGAGAGTTTGTGATGGATGATTTTATGGTTAAAAAGTTTCCAATATTAAGTTTTGTACCTTAAAAAATGGTAGATTTTTATTTGATCTTTTTTAATATTGTAGCCGACTAAAATTCTGCATTGGAAAATATCGACTCTTTTGATTCCATAAATTTTAGGAAAGAAATCAACTTGTCATAAATTTTAGGAAAGAAATCAACCTGTACGCATGAAgtgcatatatacatatattgcattctatatatgtgtatataattaCTATCATATCTCGGAAAAAAAATGATGTGTATGCCATATCAGTTAAAAGATTGCATAATCAATTTTCACGACTCTCTACAAATTTAGATACGTCTGTAAaatcattttaatttcataaTGAGATGATGTCAATGACCCGCAATTGGAACATCTAAAATTCTTGCCGGTTTAATGGGATGTCATCATTATATAAATCATAAAGTGTATATCATCCATTTCATAATATAAATCATAAACTTGAC includes these proteins:
- the LOC131023568 gene encoding uncharacterized protein LOC131023568; the encoded protein is MEKNFIHPAKIGKDDIRISHLQYVDDTIFLLEDKESNAVALRYMLNIFQLISGLAVNFSKSSLIGIEVEDTKIERMAAELRCKVGDCPFNYLGLKIGVGSNKVVNWSYLVDKVKKRVNGWTTRTLSLAGRITLVKSVLMVIPIYQLSFSCIPKQPLSLNSIFCKFLWGESANLGSIPWVKWNDLCTDFKDGGLGFKNLDWFNVALVSK